GAAGCTTTGCTCAAAAAGATAACTGACGAAATTCTTGCCCAGGGTGGCGTTCCCAATTTCTTCGGGATCCAGCGTTTCGGATCTGTCCGTCCTGTTACTCACTTGGTAGGGAAAGCCATTGTTGAAGGAGACTTTGAAAAAGCAGCCCTCCTCTATATTGCCGAATCCTTCCCGGAAGAACCCGAGGAAACAAAAAAAGCCCGCCAGTTTGTCAAAGAGACAAGGGACTTCAAGGAAGGCCTGAAAACCTACCCCCTTCGCCTTGGCCACGAAAGGGCAATGATGAATCACCTGATAGCAAATCCGGAAGATTATTCCGGATCTTTCCGCGTGCTTCCCCAGAATCTCTACAGGATGTTCGTGCATGGGTACCAGTCCTATATTTATAACATGATTCTCTGCCGCAGGATAGAAGCCGGTATACCTCTGAACCGGGCAGTTGAAGGCGATATAGTCTGTTTCAGAAACGAAGCCGGCCTTCCGGACTCCTCAAAGACCGAGAAAGTTACCTCTGAAACAGTAAATGCCATGAACCGCCTGATAAAGCGTGGCAGAGCCTTCATAACCGCTCCTCTTCCTGGTTATGTTACAGAATTTGCTTCCGGAAGACCTGGAGAAATAGAAAATGAAGTCCTTAAAGAACTTGGAGTTTCTCTCGAGGGTTTCAATGTGGAAGAGTTTCCTGAAATGAGCTCGAAAGGCACCAGAAGGGAAGTTCTCCTTCAGGTTGAACCGAAGTTTGAGGTTGCTGAAGATGAGCTGAACCCCGGGAAATCAAAAGCAGTTCTTGAGTTCATGCTTCCTAAAGGAAGTTATGCTACAACTGTACTGCGGGAATACATGAAAGTCGATCCTCTGCAGATGAGTTAAAAAGCTGAGGGGTCAAAAACAGGTCTAGATATAGAAAGACAGTTAGCTTCAGTTAACTATTTGTCTTTTTTAGTTAGGGAGCCTTTAACTCCCCGGCATCCTGACCCGTTAAAGCTC
The genomic region above belongs to Methanosarcina horonobensis HB-1 = JCM 15518 and contains:
- the truD gene encoding tRNA pseudouridine(13) synthase TruD, with the translated sequence MEVPEIEKQIGINLYSTDTEGLGGQLRQEIEDFIVKEITNREEGQEGKYLIIELTKRDWDTHHLTRTLAKILQISQKRISVAGTKDKRALTTQKISIFDTDESDIEKIHLKDIEIKVLGRSRKSVELGDLWGNDFIITVRDIENSPEETEALLKKITDEILAQGGVPNFFGIQRFGSVRPVTHLVGKAIVEGDFEKAALLYIAESFPEEPEETKKARQFVKETRDFKEGLKTYPLRLGHERAMMNHLIANPEDYSGSFRVLPQNLYRMFVHGYQSYIYNMILCRRIEAGIPLNRAVEGDIVCFRNEAGLPDSSKTEKVTSETVNAMNRLIKRGRAFITAPLPGYVTEFASGRPGEIENEVLKELGVSLEGFNVEEFPEMSSKGTRREVLLQVEPKFEVAEDELNPGKSKAVLEFMLPKGSYATTVLREYMKVDPLQMS